One region of Mycobacterium riyadhense genomic DNA includes:
- a CDS encoding PH domain-containing protein has product MSYPDNALAAGEQVVLHRHPHWKRLIWPVVALILVTGLAALGSGFVNSTHWQQLAKNIIYGVIWGIWLVIVGWLTLWPFLSWLTTHFVVTNRRVMYRHGVLTRSGIDIPLARINSVEFRDKILERMFRTGTLIIESASQDPLEFYNIPRLREVHALLYHEVFDTLGSEESPS; this is encoded by the coding sequence ATGAGCTATCCCGACAATGCCCTGGCCGCCGGCGAGCAGGTGGTCCTGCATCGTCATCCGCACTGGAAGCGCCTGATCTGGCCGGTGGTCGCGCTGATCCTGGTAACCGGGCTGGCCGCATTGGGCTCTGGGTTCGTCAACTCGACGCACTGGCAGCAGCTCGCCAAGAACATCATCTACGGCGTGATCTGGGGCATCTGGTTGGTGATCGTCGGCTGGCTTACCCTGTGGCCGTTCTTGAGCTGGCTGACCACGCATTTCGTGGTGACCAACCGGCGCGTGATGTATCGGCACGGGGTGCTGACCCGAAGCGGGATCGACATCCCGCTGGCGCGGATCAACAGCGTGGAGTTTCGGGACAAGATTCTCGAACGGATGTTTCGCACCGGAACGCTGATTATCGAGTCCGCGTCACAAGATCCGTTGGAGTTCTACAACATTCCGCGTCTGCGCGAAGTGCACGCGCTGCTGTATCACGAAGTCTTCGACACGCTGGGCTCGGAGGAGTCACCCAGCTGA
- a CDS encoding GtrA family protein, giving the protein MSFADATIARLPGVVQPFALRHHELIKFAIVGGTTFIIDSAIFYTLKLTILEPKPVTAKVIAGIVAVIASYVLNREWSFRDRGGRERHHEALLFFAFSGVGVLLSMAPLWFSSYVLQLRVPTVSLTVENLADFLSAYIIGNLLQMAFRFWAFRRWVFPDQFARNPDKALESALTAGGIAEVFEDVLEGGLEDGNVTLLRAWRSRASRYAQLGDSSEPSVSKTS; this is encoded by the coding sequence GTGTCCTTTGCCGATGCCACGATTGCGCGTCTTCCCGGGGTGGTCCAACCCTTTGCACTGCGCCATCACGAACTGATCAAGTTTGCCATTGTCGGCGGCACCACATTCATCATCGACTCGGCAATTTTCTACACGCTGAAGCTCACAATTCTCGAGCCCAAACCGGTGACCGCCAAGGTGATCGCCGGCATCGTCGCGGTCATCGCGTCCTACGTGCTGAACCGGGAGTGGAGCTTCCGGGATCGTGGCGGCCGCGAGCGCCATCACGAGGCGCTGCTGTTCTTCGCGTTCAGCGGCGTCGGAGTGCTGCTGAGCATGGCGCCGCTGTGGTTCTCCAGCTACGTCCTGCAGCTGCGGGTGCCGACGGTGTCACTGACCGTGGAGAACCTCGCCGACTTCCTTTCGGCCTACATCATCGGCAACCTGCTGCAGATGGCGTTCCGCTTCTGGGCGTTTCGGCGCTGGGTGTTCCCCGACCAGTTCGCTCGCAACCCCGACAAGGCGCTGGAATCGGCCCTCACCGCCGGCGGTATCGCCGAAGTCTTCGAGGACGTCTTGGAGGGCGGCTTGGAAGATGGCAACGTCACGCTGTTGCGGGCGTGGCGCAGCCGGGCTAGCCGATACGCTCAGCTGGGTGACTCCTCCGAGCCCAGCGTGTCGAAGACTTCGTGA
- a CDS encoding Maf family protein — translation MTRLVLGSASLGRLKVLRQAGIDPLVIVSGVDEHIVTADLGPDASPAEVVSALALAKAAQVTGTLGGPQSIVAADCVVVGCDSLLYIDGRLCGKPQSVDDARHQWRSMAGRAGQLYTGHCVIRLLDNRTVNHEAETSITTVHFGSPSAADLEAYLASGEPLRMAGGFTLDGLGGWFIDGVEGDPSNVIGLSLPLLRSLLHRAGLSLAALWAANGVK, via the coding sequence ATGACCCGGCTGGTGCTCGGGTCCGCCTCCCTCGGTCGGCTCAAGGTTCTTCGCCAGGCAGGCATCGACCCGCTGGTGATCGTCTCCGGCGTCGACGAGCATATCGTCACCGCCGACCTAGGACCGGATGCTTCGCCAGCCGAGGTGGTGTCGGCTCTGGCCCTGGCCAAGGCCGCGCAGGTGACGGGAACGTTAGGTGGTCCGCAGAGCATTGTCGCCGCGGATTGCGTTGTTGTTGGCTGTGATTCGTTGCTCTACATCGATGGCCGATTGTGCGGAAAGCCGCAGTCGGTCGATGACGCACGCCACCAATGGCGTTCGATGGCCGGCCGCGCCGGACAGCTCTATACCGGGCATTGCGTTATCCGGTTGCTGGACAATAGAACCGTCAACCATGAGGCTGAAACCTCAATTACCACAGTCCATTTCGGGTCACCTTCGGCCGCAGACCTGGAGGCATACTTGGCCAGCGGGGAACCCCTGCGCATGGCCGGAGGGTTCACCCTGGACGGCCTCGGCGGCTGGTTCATCGACGGTGTTGAGGGCGATCCGTCGAACGTGATCGGCCTGAGCCTGCCGCTGCTGCGCTCCCTGCTGCACCGGGCGGGGCTGTCGCTCGCCGCGCTCTGGGCAGCGAACGGCGTTAAGTAA
- a CDS encoding acyl-CoA carboxylase subunit beta, with product MTSVSDRSAHSAERSTEHIVDIHTTAGKLAELHKRREESLHPMGEAAVDKVHAKGKLTARERIYALLDEDSFVELDALAKHRSTNFGLENNRPLGDGVVTGYGTIDGRDVCIFSQDATVFGGSLGEVYGEKIVKVQELAIKTGRPLIGINDGAGARIQEGVVSLGLYSRIFRNNILASGVVPQISLIMGAAAGGHVYSPALTDFVIMVDQTSQMFITGPDVIKTVTGEDVTMEELGGAHTHMAKSGTAHYVASGEQDAFDYVRELLSYLPPNNATDPPRYQVALPTGPIEENLTEEDLELDTLIPDSPNQPYDMHEVITRILDEDEFLEIQAGYAQNVVVGFGRVEGRPVGIVANQPTHFAGCLDIDASEKAARFVRTCDCFNIPIVMLVDVPGFLPGTGQEYNGIIRRGAKLLYAYGEATVPKITVITRKAYGGAYCVMGSKDMGCDVNLAWPTAQIAVMGASGAVGFVYRQQLAEAARNGEDVDALRLQLQQEYEDTLVNPYVAAERGYVDAVIPPSYTRGYIGTALRLLERKIAQTPPKKHGNIPL from the coding sequence ATGACAAGCGTTAGCGACCGCTCGGCTCATTCCGCAGAGCGGTCCACCGAGCACATCGTCGATATTCACACCACCGCCGGCAAGCTGGCGGAACTGCACAAGCGCAGGGAAGAGTCGCTGCATCCGATGGGTGAGGCCGCCGTCGACAAGGTCCACGCCAAGGGCAAGCTCACGGCGCGCGAGCGCATCTACGCGCTGCTCGACGAGGATTCGTTCGTCGAACTCGACGCGTTGGCCAAGCACCGCAGCACCAACTTCGGGCTGGAAAACAACCGCCCGCTCGGCGATGGCGTGGTCACCGGCTACGGCACCATCGACGGCCGCGACGTGTGCATCTTCAGCCAGGACGCCACGGTATTCGGCGGCAGCCTGGGTGAGGTTTACGGCGAGAAGATCGTCAAGGTTCAAGAACTTGCGATCAAGACCGGCCGACCTCTCATCGGCATCAACGACGGCGCGGGCGCGCGGATCCAGGAGGGCGTCGTCTCGCTGGGCCTCTACAGCCGGATCTTTCGCAACAACATCCTGGCCTCGGGCGTCGTCCCGCAGATCTCGTTGATCATGGGTGCCGCCGCCGGCGGTCACGTCTACTCTCCCGCGCTGACCGATTTCGTGATCATGGTCGACCAGACCAGTCAGATGTTCATCACCGGACCCGACGTCATCAAGACCGTCACCGGCGAGGACGTCACCATGGAGGAACTCGGCGGCGCCCACACCCACATGGCCAAGTCGGGGACGGCCCACTACGTCGCATCCGGTGAGCAGGACGCTTTTGACTATGTTCGCGAGCTGCTGAGCTACCTGCCGCCCAACAATGCCACCGACCCACCGCGGTACCAAGTCGCGCTGCCTACTGGGCCCATTGAGGAAAACCTGACCGAGGAAGACCTCGAGCTGGACACGCTGATCCCGGACTCGCCGAATCAGCCCTACGACATGCACGAGGTGATCACCCGCATCCTCGACGAGGACGAATTCCTGGAAATACAAGCGGGTTACGCCCAGAACGTCGTGGTGGGATTCGGCCGCGTCGAGGGTCGGCCGGTGGGCATCGTCGCCAACCAGCCGACGCACTTCGCCGGCTGCCTGGACATCGACGCCTCGGAGAAGGCGGCGCGGTTCGTGCGGACCTGCGACTGCTTCAACATCCCGATCGTGATGCTGGTGGACGTTCCGGGGTTTTTGCCGGGCACTGGCCAGGAGTACAACGGCATCATCCGGCGCGGCGCCAAGCTGCTCTACGCCTACGGCGAGGCCACCGTCCCCAAGATCACCGTCATCACCCGCAAGGCCTACGGCGGCGCGTACTGCGTGATGGGTTCCAAAGACATGGGCTGCGACGTCAACCTGGCCTGGCCGACCGCGCAGATCGCGGTGATGGGCGCCTCCGGCGCCGTCGGCTTCGTCTACCGCCAACAACTGGCCGAGGCCGCCCGCAACGGCGAGGACGTTGATGCGCTGCGGCTGCAGCTGCAGCAGGAATACGAGGACACGCTGGTCAATCCGTACGTCGCCGCCGAACGCGGATACGTCGACGCGGTGATCCCGCCGTCGTACACCCGCGGCTACATCGGTACGGCGCTGCGCCTGCTCGAACGCAAGATCGCCCAGACCCCGCCCAAGAAACACGGGAACATCCCCCTATGA
- a CDS encoding biotin--[acetyl-CoA-carboxylase] ligase, with amino-acid sequence MDRNQLRLPLDERSLRDELIGTGARWRQLDVVTETGSTNADLLARAASGADIDGAVLIAEHQTAGRGRHGRSWSAAARAQITLSAGVRVDDVPTAAWGWLSLAAGLAVVDSVAAVTTVEAGLKWPNDVLAGGGKLAGILTEVAQPFAVVGIGLNVTQSPEEVGDPGATSLLDQGVTAPDRDVLVRRLLRELGERITDWRAARGADAQLAADYRARSLTIGSRVCAQLPGGQDVVGIARDIDEQGRLCLETWEGDQARTVIVSAGDVVHLRG; translated from the coding sequence ATGGACCGCAATCAGCTCCGGCTGCCACTGGACGAGCGCTCACTGCGCGACGAGCTGATCGGCACGGGTGCGCGTTGGCGGCAACTCGACGTCGTAACCGAGACCGGCTCCACCAACGCCGATCTGCTGGCACGAGCGGCATCGGGCGCCGACATCGATGGGGCGGTGCTGATTGCCGAGCACCAGACCGCTGGGCGTGGCCGTCATGGCCGCAGCTGGTCGGCCGCTGCACGGGCGCAGATCACCCTGTCGGCCGGGGTGCGTGTGGATGATGTTCCCACGGCCGCATGGGGCTGGTTGTCGCTGGCCGCGGGTCTGGCGGTGGTCGACTCGGTGGCCGCGGTGACCACGGTCGAAGCGGGCCTGAAGTGGCCCAACGATGTGCTGGCCGGTGGCGGCAAGCTGGCGGGAATCCTGACCGAGGTCGCGCAACCGTTCGCGGTCGTCGGCATCGGGCTCAACGTCACGCAGTCCCCGGAGGAGGTTGGCGATCCCGGGGCAACCTCACTTCTGGACCAAGGCGTGACGGCACCCGATCGGGACGTCCTGGTCCGCAGGCTGCTGCGCGAGCTCGGGGAGCGGATCACCGACTGGCGGGCCGCGCGCGGAGCCGACGCCCAGCTGGCAGCCGACTATCGGGCCCGCAGCCTGACCATCGGGTCACGGGTCTGTGCCCAGCTTCCCGGCGGACAGGATGTCGTCGGGATCGCGCGTGACATCGACGAGCAAGGCCGGCTGTGCCTAGAGACCTGGGAGGGCGACCAGGCGCGAACCGTGATCGTTTCGGCCGGTGACGTGGTGCATTTGCGGGGCTAA
- a CDS encoding 5-(carboxyamino)imidazole ribonucleotide synthase — translation MPSSRTPLVAMVGGGQLARMTHQAAIALGQNLRVLANAPDDAAAQVTPNVVIGSHADLEDLRRVAAGADALTFDHEHVPTELLEKLVAEGVNVAPPPQALMHAQDKLHMRRRLEALGAAVPRYAEIQSIDELDAFAQRIAGPVVVKAVRGGYDGRGVRMARDPLHAREIAATFLADGVPVMAEEQVNLRRELSALVARSPFGQGAVWPVVETVQRDGICVLVIAPAPELPDETASAAQQLALRVAAELGVIGVLAVELFETADGALLVNELAMRPHNSGHWTMDGARTSQFEQHLRAVLDYPLGDTDAIAPVTVMANVLGAAQPPAMSLDERLHHLFARMPDARVHLYGKAERPGRKVGHINFLGDDVGKLRERAELAAHWLSHAQWRAGDDAEQKSDVGAPPACGGEERR, via the coding sequence GTGCCGAGCTCTCGCACCCCGCTGGTCGCCATGGTTGGCGGCGGTCAACTTGCCCGGATGACTCATCAAGCCGCGATCGCGCTCGGGCAGAACCTGCGCGTGTTGGCTAATGCACCCGATGACGCCGCCGCACAGGTCACTCCCAACGTCGTGATCGGCTCGCATGCCGACCTCGAGGACTTGCGTCGAGTTGCGGCCGGAGCCGACGCGCTGACCTTCGACCATGAGCATGTCCCAACCGAGCTGCTGGAGAAGCTGGTCGCCGAGGGCGTCAACGTGGCGCCGCCGCCGCAGGCCCTGATGCACGCTCAGGACAAGCTCCACATGCGCCGACGGCTGGAGGCCCTGGGTGCGGCGGTACCCCGCTACGCCGAGATCCAAAGCATCGACGAACTTGATGCCTTCGCGCAGCGCATAGCCGGACCCGTTGTCGTGAAAGCTGTCCGCGGCGGTTACGACGGGCGCGGGGTGAGGATGGCCCGCGATCCTTTGCACGCCCGCGAAATCGCGGCCACCTTCCTGGCCGATGGGGTGCCGGTGATGGCCGAGGAACAGGTGAACCTGCGCCGCGAATTGTCGGCGCTGGTGGCGCGCTCGCCGTTCGGCCAGGGTGCCGTCTGGCCGGTAGTGGAGACGGTGCAGCGCGACGGCATCTGTGTGCTGGTGATCGCGCCGGCGCCGGAGCTGCCCGACGAGACGGCGTCGGCGGCGCAGCAGCTGGCGTTGCGCGTGGCGGCCGAACTCGGGGTCATCGGTGTGCTTGCCGTTGAGCTGTTCGAGACCGCCGACGGCGCATTGCTGGTCAACGAACTCGCGATGCGCCCGCACAACTCGGGGCACTGGACCATGGACGGGGCCCGGACCAGCCAGTTCGAGCAGCATCTGCGCGCGGTGCTGGACTACCCGCTCGGCGATACCGACGCCATCGCGCCGGTCACGGTCATGGCCAATGTGCTGGGCGCCGCGCAACCGCCGGCGATGTCTCTCGATGAGCGGTTGCACCATCTCTTCGCGCGGATGCCCGACGCTCGTGTTCATCTCTATGGCAAGGCCGAGCGTCCCGGCCGCAAGGTGGGGCACATCAACTTTCTCGGCGACGATGTTGGCAAGTTGCGAGAACGCGCCGAGCTGGCGGCGCACTGGTTGTCGCATGCGCAGTGGCGCGCCGGCGACGATGCAGAGCAAAAGAGCGATGTGGGGGCACCTCCCGCTTGCGGGGGAGAGGAGCGGCGCTAA
- the purE gene encoding 5-(carboxyamino)imidazole ribonucleotide mutase, whose amino-acid sequence MTKQAARVGVIMGSDSDWSVMQDAAAALAEFDIPMEVRVVSAHRTPAVMFDYARGAADRGLEVIIAGAGGAAHLPGMVASATPLPVIGVPVPLARLDGLDSLLSIVQMPAGVPVATVSIGGARNAGLLAVRMLGSSDPELRARIVAFQDQLAETVRAKDAALQQLHGKLTGESSIASAAQPGEAGRRH is encoded by the coding sequence ATGACTAAACAGGCCGCTCGGGTCGGCGTGATCATGGGCAGCGACAGCGACTGGTCGGTGATGCAGGACGCGGCCGCCGCATTGGCCGAGTTCGATATCCCGATGGAGGTTCGGGTGGTTTCGGCGCATCGCACGCCCGCGGTCATGTTCGACTACGCCCGCGGCGCGGCCGATCGCGGCCTCGAGGTGATCATCGCCGGGGCCGGCGGTGCCGCACACCTGCCCGGCATGGTCGCCTCGGCCACGCCGCTGCCGGTGATCGGCGTGCCGGTGCCGCTGGCGCGCCTCGACGGCCTCGATTCGCTGTTGTCGATCGTGCAGATGCCGGCCGGTGTTCCGGTGGCCACGGTGTCCATCGGCGGCGCCCGCAACGCCGGCCTGCTGGCCGTGCGGATGTTGGGATCGTCGGACCCGGAACTGCGTGCCCGAATCGTGGCGTTTCAGGACCAGCTGGCCGAGACGGTCCGCGCCAAGGATGCGGCGCTACAGCAGCTGCACGGTAAATTGACCGGCGAGTCGTCGATCGCGAGCGCGGCGCAGCCGGGCGAAGCGGGTCGGCGACATTAG
- a CDS encoding acyl-CoA dehydrogenase, translating into MAGWAGNPSFDLFQLPEEHQELRAAIRALAEKEIAPHAADVDENSRFPQEALDALNASGFNAVHVPEEYGGQGADSVAACIVIEEVARVDASASLIPAVNKLGTMGLILRGSEELKKQVLPQLADGTAMASYALSEREAGSDAASMRTRAKADGDDWIINGAKCWITNGGKSSWYTVMAVTDPDRGANGISAFMVHKDDEGFVVGPKERKLGIKGSPTTELYFENCRIPGDRIIGEPGTGFKTALATLDHTRPTIGAQAVGIAQGALDAAIAYTKDRKQFAQAISDFQAVQFMLADMAMKVEAARLMVYSAAARAERGEPNLGFISAASKCLASDVAMEVTTDAVQLFGGAGYTVDFPVERMMRDAKITQIYEGTNQIQRVVMSRALLR; encoded by the coding sequence ATGGCTGGATGGGCCGGAAACCCGTCATTCGATTTGTTCCAACTGCCCGAGGAGCACCAAGAGCTGCGGGCGGCGATTCGGGCGTTGGCGGAAAAGGAGATCGCTCCACACGCCGCCGATGTCGACGAGAACTCCCGGTTCCCGCAGGAGGCCCTGGACGCGCTGAACGCCTCGGGTTTCAACGCCGTGCACGTTCCCGAGGAATACGGCGGCCAGGGTGCGGACTCGGTGGCGGCGTGCATCGTCATCGAGGAGGTGGCCCGCGTCGATGCGTCGGCCTCGTTGATCCCCGCGGTGAACAAGCTGGGCACCATGGGCCTGATCCTGCGCGGGTCCGAGGAGTTGAAGAAGCAGGTGCTGCCGCAGCTCGCCGACGGCACCGCGATGGCCTCGTACGCCCTCAGCGAGCGGGAGGCCGGCTCGGACGCGGCGTCGATGCGGACCCGGGCCAAGGCCGACGGTGACGACTGGATTATCAACGGCGCCAAATGCTGGATCACCAACGGCGGCAAGTCATCCTGGTACACCGTAATGGCGGTGACCGATCCCGACCGGGGCGCCAATGGAATTTCGGCGTTCATGGTGCACAAGGACGACGAGGGCTTCGTCGTCGGCCCCAAGGAACGCAAGCTGGGTATCAAGGGCTCGCCCACCACCGAGCTGTACTTCGAAAACTGCCGGATTCCCGGCGATCGGATCATCGGCGAGCCGGGCACCGGGTTCAAGACGGCGCTGGCCACCCTGGATCACACCCGCCCGACCATTGGCGCGCAGGCGGTCGGCATCGCCCAGGGGGCATTGGATGCCGCGATCGCCTACACCAAGGACCGCAAGCAGTTCGCTCAAGCGATCAGTGATTTTCAGGCCGTGCAATTCATGCTCGCCGATATGGCGATGAAGGTGGAGGCCGCGCGGTTGATGGTCTACTCCGCCGCCGCGCGCGCCGAGCGCGGCGAACCCAACCTCGGGTTCATCTCCGCAGCGTCGAAGTGCCTGGCCTCCGACGTGGCCATGGAGGTCACCACCGACGCGGTGCAGCTGTTTGGGGGAGCCGGCTATACCGTCGACTTCCCGGTCGAGCGGATGATGCGCGACGCCAAGATCACCCAGATCTACGAGGGCACCAATCAGATCCAGCGCGTGGTGATGTCGCGAGCGCTGCTGCGCTGA
- a CDS encoding class I SAM-dependent methyltransferase, with product MPIAPFNDITATYTRLHAWMYETFVAPAVFPSHPVIDERFLAHLPTGAHVLDVGSGGGLFTNYIADQRPDLHIVGLDLSQPQIERATKRMRNYADRVRFQLGDATRLPFGDHAFDGVISYGSIKHWTSRETGLAECFRVLKPGGPLLVTDADRSAIFEDAQEFVGRYAMPRFLRGVNLAIFRTWIAGRSIDLADARDLVDCVDLIDKDASRIVNSPLIMISGRRAPEPVG from the coding sequence ATGCCGATTGCGCCTTTCAACGACATCACCGCGACCTACACGCGGCTACATGCGTGGATGTACGAGACATTCGTGGCACCGGCCGTCTTCCCATCACACCCCGTCATCGACGAACGCTTTCTAGCGCACTTGCCGACGGGCGCCCATGTCCTGGACGTGGGATCGGGCGGTGGTCTTTTCACGAATTACATCGCTGATCAGCGGCCCGATTTGCACATCGTCGGCCTTGATCTCTCGCAGCCACAGATTGAACGTGCCACGAAGCGCATGCGTAACTACGCCGATCGCGTCCGCTTCCAACTGGGTGACGCAACCCGGCTCCCGTTCGGCGACCACGCTTTCGACGGCGTGATCAGCTATGGCTCCATCAAGCACTGGACGTCGCGCGAAACCGGGCTCGCCGAGTGCTTTCGGGTGCTCAAACCGGGTGGGCCGCTGCTGGTCACCGACGCGGATCGCAGCGCGATCTTCGAAGACGCGCAGGAGTTTGTAGGAAGGTATGCGATGCCGCGATTCTTGCGAGGTGTCAACCTGGCAATCTTCCGTACCTGGATCGCCGGCCGCTCCATCGATCTCGCCGACGCGCGCGACCTCGTCGACTGCGTTGATCTCATCGACAAGGACGCCAGTCGCATCGTCAATTCGCCGCTGATCATGATTTCCGGTCGCCGAGCGCCCGAGCCGGTTGGGTAG
- a CDS encoding SulP family inorganic anion transporter produces MSTVAKTYPDAPQSGARWILANLRHDFPASLVVFLVALPLSLGIAIASGAPLVAGLIAAVVGGIVAGAFGGSSVQVSGPAAGLTVVVADLIEQLGWQMVCLMTIAAGVLQILFGVSRMARAALAIAPVVVHAMLAGIGITIALQQIHVLVGGTSRSSAWQNIVALPNGLLNHELHEVIVGGTVIVILLLWTKLPPKVRMIPGPLVAIAAATALSLVVDLHVERIDLSGNFFEAIGLPHLPHAAPGGQPWTHETSAIVIGVFTIALIASVESLLCAVGVDKLHSGPRTNFNKEMIGQGSANMLSGLLGGLPITGVIVRSSANVAAGARTRMSAILHGVWVLLFASMFTNLVELIPKAALAGLLIVIGIQLVTLAHIQLAWRTGNFAIYVVTIVCVVFLNLLEGVAIGLAVAVAILLVRVVRAPIEAKPLSEEAKHWRVDIDGTLSFLLLPRLTHVLSTLPRGTDVTLSLNADYIDHSISEAISDWKAGHEATGGSVAIVETSPANLHSAHSGPPKRHYTPRSLRAVPWPSRRDHARDNTESPIRHGIAEYHRNGVDALHRHVSGLADSPNPDTLFLTCADSRILPDVITASRPGDLYIVRNVGNLVPIDPTERSVDAALDFAVNKLGVSSVVVCGHSSCDAMRALLEKSTDQAATPMDRWLEHANDSLAAYHDDHPARASATSNGFSEVDRLAIVNVAVQVERLTHHEILAPAVASGALYVVGMFFDLATAHVLEVTQDGLIPPVDAEAH; encoded by the coding sequence ATGAGCACCGTTGCCAAGACCTACCCCGATGCGCCCCAGTCTGGAGCTCGGTGGATCCTGGCGAATCTGCGACACGACTTTCCCGCATCGCTTGTCGTGTTCCTTGTCGCACTGCCGCTTTCGCTAGGTATCGCGATCGCCTCCGGGGCTCCGCTGGTCGCCGGTTTGATCGCCGCGGTGGTAGGCGGCATTGTCGCCGGAGCATTCGGCGGGTCATCGGTTCAGGTCAGTGGCCCGGCCGCGGGCCTCACGGTGGTCGTCGCCGATCTGATCGAGCAGCTCGGTTGGCAAATGGTGTGCCTGATGACCATTGCGGCAGGCGTATTGCAGATCCTGTTCGGCGTGAGTCGGATGGCTCGCGCCGCGCTGGCGATTGCTCCCGTCGTGGTGCACGCCATGCTGGCAGGCATCGGTATCACCATCGCGCTGCAGCAAATTCATGTCCTGGTCGGTGGTACGTCGCGAAGCTCGGCCTGGCAGAACATCGTGGCGTTGCCCAACGGCCTGCTCAATCACGAACTGCACGAAGTGATCGTCGGCGGGACGGTCATTGTCATTCTGTTGCTGTGGACGAAGCTGCCGCCCAAGGTGCGCATGATTCCCGGCCCGCTCGTGGCGATCGCGGCGGCGACCGCGCTGTCGTTGGTGGTGGACCTGCACGTCGAGCGGATCGACCTCTCAGGCAACTTCTTCGAGGCGATCGGCTTGCCCCATCTTCCCCACGCTGCCCCCGGAGGGCAGCCCTGGACGCATGAAACTAGCGCCATCGTCATCGGTGTCTTCACGATCGCGCTGATCGCCAGCGTCGAATCACTGCTGTGTGCGGTCGGTGTCGACAAGCTGCACAGCGGCCCGCGCACCAATTTCAACAAGGAGATGATCGGACAGGGCAGCGCGAACATGCTGTCCGGACTCCTCGGCGGGCTGCCGATCACCGGCGTCATCGTGCGCAGCTCGGCCAACGTAGCCGCCGGCGCACGCACCCGGATGTCGGCGATACTGCACGGCGTATGGGTGCTGCTGTTCGCGTCCATGTTCACCAACTTGGTGGAACTCATTCCCAAAGCGGCGCTGGCTGGCCTGCTCATCGTGATCGGTATCCAGCTCGTCACACTGGCCCACATCCAACTCGCTTGGCGCACCGGCAATTTTGCGATCTACGTCGTCACCATCGTGTGCGTCGTGTTCCTCAACCTGTTGGAAGGCGTGGCTATCGGACTTGCTGTCGCGGTAGCCATCCTGTTGGTCCGAGTTGTGCGCGCGCCCATTGAGGCCAAGCCATTGAGCGAGGAAGCAAAGCATTGGCGGGTCGACATAGACGGCACGCTCAGCTTCCTGCTCCTGCCCCGCCTTACCCACGTGCTTTCGACGCTTCCGCGAGGCACGGACGTGACGCTAAGCCTCAACGCGGACTACATCGATCACTCCATTTCCGAAGCAATTTCGGACTGGAAAGCTGGCCACGAGGCGACCGGCGGCTCGGTAGCCATCGTTGAAACGTCGCCCGCGAACCTGCATAGCGCGCACAGTGGTCCGCCGAAGCGCCACTACACGCCCCGGTCGCTGCGCGCGGTGCCCTGGCCATCCCGGCGTGACCATGCTCGCGACAACACCGAATCCCCGATTCGCCACGGCATTGCCGAATACCACCGCAACGGTGTCGACGCGCTGCACCGCCACGTCTCCGGCCTGGCCGATTCGCCCAATCCGGACACGTTGTTCCTGACGTGTGCCGACTCGCGAATTCTGCCCGATGTCATCACCGCCAGTCGACCGGGTGACCTCTACATCGTCCGCAACGTTGGCAACCTGGTACCGATCGATCCGACCGAACGTTCGGTGGACGCCGCGCTCGACTTCGCGGTCAACAAGCTCGGCGTGAGTTCGGTGGTCGTCTGCGGCCATTCGTCGTGCGACGCCATGAGGGCGTTGCTGGAGAAGTCGACGGACCAAGCGGCGACTCCGATGGACCGCTGGCTTGAGCATGCGAACGACAGTCTGGCCGCCTACCACGATGACCATCCGGCGCGCGCGAGCGCCACCAGCAACGGCTTCAGCGAAGTGGACCGGCTGGCGATCGTGAACGTGGCCGTACAGGTGGAAAGGCTCACCCACCACGAGATCCTGGCCCCCGCAGTGGCGTCCGGCGCGCTATACGTCGTCGGTATGTTCTTCGATCTCGCGACGGCTCATGTGCTAGAGGTGACCCAGGACGGCCTCATTCCCCCTGTTGACGCGGAGGCCCATTAG